The Candidatus Bathyarchaeia archaeon genome includes a window with the following:
- a CDS encoding DNA primase: protein MRYSSIEERRRFYQEEFALRLLEERFKNRRNTVFALVIGRHTGIYPPNYEKLKNHTIIIDEYQDLSEVKNYILQYLPESVYYDRNLYGGELENCRRCPKSYRDCWKCKEFKGQELAFDLDPENIHCPYHGNIEDRMRKHQGLSFCMYEFKVIRGRTRQLYEKLERRYGLVEVTYSGRGFHLTVQNEDATNMGWAERKRLAKEFSAEYPIDEWVTSGEMRLLRLPYSLHGVVSRICIPLKVDDLEDFDPRVDGRCLPRFLLKQSSQP from the coding sequence ATGAGATACTCTAGCATAGAGGAGCGGAGACGATTCTACCAAGAAGAATTCGCTCTAAGGCTTTTAGAAGAGAGGTTCAAGAATAGGCGAAATACAGTGTTCGCCTTGGTGATAGGGAGACACACTGGGATCTACCCGCCCAACTATGAGAAACTGAAAAACCATACGATCATTATCGACGAGTATCAAGACCTAAGCGAAGTGAAGAATTATATACTCCAATATCTCCCCGAAAGCGTCTACTACGACCGAAACCTCTACGGCGGCGAACTAGAGAACTGCCGCAGATGCCCGAAGAGCTACCGAGACTGTTGGAAGTGTAAGGAATTCAAGGGTCAAGAGCTAGCCTTCGACCTAGATCCAGAGAACATCCACTGCCCCTACCACGGCAACATCGAAGATAGGATGAGGAAACACCAAGGCCTAAGCTTTTGCATGTACGAGTTCAAAGTTATCAGGGGCCGAACTCGCCAACTATACGAAAAGTTAGAGAGGAGGTACGGTCTAGTTGAAGTAACCTACTCAGGCAGAGGATTCCACTTAACGGTGCAAAACGAGGACGCCACGAATATGGGTTGGGCAGAGAGGAAGAGGCTTGCTAAAGAGTTCTCTGCGGAGTACCCAATTGATGAGTGGGTTACCAGCGGTGAGATGCGCCTACTCAGACTACCGTACTCGCTTCATGGGGTTGTCTCGAGGATCTGTATCCCATTAAAGGTTGACGACTTAGAAGATTTCGATCCTAGAGTGGATGGAAGATGCCTCCCCCGATTCCTTCTTAAGCAGTCTTCCCAGCCTTGA
- a CDS encoding DUF123 domain-containing protein: MRLGENCFPKGYYVYVSPALRGVKGRAARCLNRVKRLHWHIDYLLASERSRIVSVAIRGG; encoded by the coding sequence GTGCGCCTCGGCGAAAACTGTTTCCCAAAAGGTTACTATGTCTACGTCAGCCCCGCCCTCCGTGGGGTTAAAGGCAGGGCAGCAAGATGCCTTAATCGTGTTAAGAGACTGCACTGGCATATCGACTATCTCCTAGCCTCTGAGAGGTCACGTATAGTAAGCGTCGCCATTAGAGGCGGATAG